The following are from one region of the Corylus avellana chromosome ca1, CavTom2PMs-1.0 genome:
- the LOC132169126 gene encoding germin-like protein subfamily 1 member 7, whose protein sequence is MAMACSIASAYDPAPLQDFCVAANSSTDAVCAVFVNGKFCKDPKLVTADDFFFQGLNTPRSTANQQGSNVTLLTVDKIQGLNTLGVSLARIDFAPNGLNPPHIHPHATEIFVVVKGTLYVGFVTSNPNNRFFTKVLNTGDVFVFPIGLIHFQFNLGSTEALAFSGLGSQNPGRITIADTIFGSNPLINADVLTKAFQLDKNVVNYLQKQFSSNNI, encoded by the exons ATGGCTATGGCATGCTCCATTGCCTCTGCCTATGACCCGGCTCCTCTGCAAGACTTTTGTGTTGCAGCTAACTCTTCCACTGATGCTG TTTGTGCAGTATTTGTGAATGGAAAGTTCTGCAAGGACCCAAAGCTTGTCACCGCCGATGATTTCTTCTTTCAAGGGCTAAACACTCCTAGAAGTACTGCAAATCAACAAGGGTCGAATGTCACTCTTTTGACTGTGGACAAAATACAAGGCCTTAATACATTAGGGGTATCCTTGGCTCGCATTGACTTCGCACCAAATGGCTTGAATCCTCCCCATATTCATCCTCATGCCACTGAGATTTTTGTAGTCGTAAAGGGTACCTTGTATGTTGGCTTTGTTACATCCAACCCAAATAACCGCTTCTTCACAAAGGTTTTAAATACGGGAGACGTGTTCGTGTTCCCAATTGGTCTCATTCACTTCCAGTTCAATCTAGGAAGTACTGAAGCTCTTGCCTTTTCCGGTCTTGGTAGCCAGAATCCAGGTCGTATTACCATAGCAGACACAATATTTGGATCTAATCCTCTCATCAATGCTGACGTTCTGACCAAAGCCTTCCAATTGGACAAGAATGTGGTTAACTATCTTCAAAAACAGTTTTCTTCCAACAACATTTAG
- the LOC132167373 gene encoding germin-like protein subfamily 1 member 13 — translation MKGVPNCLVALALMALACSVASAFDPSPLQDFCVALNTSTDAVFVSGKFCKDPKLANANDFSFQGLNIPRNTENALGSNVTLLNADQIPALNTLGTSLAHIDYAPYGLNPPHTHPRSTEILLVAEGTLYVGFVTSNPNNRLFTKILKAGDVFVFPIGLIHFQFNVGKTNAVAFSGFGSQNPGLIVIANAVFGSDPPINPDVLAKAFQVDKKVIDDLEKQFN, via the exons ATGAAAGGGGTTCCTAATTGCCTTGTAGCTTTGGCACTCATGGCTTTGGCTTGCTCGGTTGCCTCTGCCTTTGACCCTTCTCCCCTGCAAGACTTTTGTGTTGCACTTAACACTTCCACTGATGCTG TGTTTGTGAGTGGAAAGTTCTGTAAGGATCCAAAGCTTGCCAATGCTAATGATTTCTCCTTTCAGGGGCTAAACATTCCTAGAAATACTGAAAATGCACTCGGGTCGAATGTCACTCTTTTGAATGCAGACCAAATACCTGCCCTCAACACTCTTGGCACATCCTTAGCTCACATCGACTATGCACCATACGGCCTAAATCCACCTCACACTCACCCTCGTTCCACAGAGATTCTACTAGTTGCAGAGGGGACCCTGTACGTTGGCTTCGTCACATCCAACCCAAATAACCGCCTCTTTACCAAAATTCTGAAGGCGGGAGACGTCTTTGTATTCCCAATTGGTCTCATTCACTTCCAGTTTAATGTAGGAAAGACCAATGCTGTTGCTTTTTCAGGTTTTGGTAGCCAGAATCCTGGGCTCATCGTCATAGCAAATGCAGTCTTTGGATCCGATCCCCCCATCAATCCGGACGTTCTCGCCAAGGCATTCCAAGTGGACAAGAAAGTGATAGACGATCTTGAGAAACAGTTCAATTAA